The following proteins are encoded in a genomic region of Nicotiana sylvestris chromosome 4, ASM39365v2, whole genome shotgun sequence:
- the LOC104246796 gene encoding probable jasmonic acid carboxyl methyltransferase 2 gives MEVMQVLHMNNGEGETSYAKNSNIQRKIISATNSRLKEAVISILCKNKKIPESIGIADLGCSSGPNTLMVVTEVINIMDATCRKSGSSLPELRISLNDLPGNDFNDLFRSLPEFYRKVKEEKGSENCYVAGVPGSFYGRLFPLKSMHFFHSSSSLHWLSQVPLGLGTEARTALNKGKLYISNTSPSEVITKYMSQFQNDFSLFLQSRSPEMVPGGRMLLSLMGRSSIDPTAEDGCYYQWELLAHALSILVSKGLVEEEKVDSFNAPYYAPCPEEVTIAVEKEGSFVINRLEAFEVEWDASISLNSTLCDSDDKNGQLCMKSASSGQQVAKTIRAVVESMVGSHFGNEIMDDLFKVYSDLVDDYIYKNRAVYINLVVSLTRKG, from the exons ATGGAAGTAATGCAGGTACTTCACATGAACAATGGAGAAGGAGAGACTAGCTATGCCAAAAACTCCAATATCCAG AGGAAAATAATATCAGCAACAAATTCAAGGCTTAAAGAAGCAGTGATAAGCATCTTGTGCAAGAACAAAAAAATTCCAGAAAGCATTGGCATTGCTGATTTAGGTTGTTCCTCGGGGCCGAACACTTTGATGGTCGTCACAGAAGTTATAAATATCATGGACGCAACGTGTCGAAAATCGGGCAGCTCATTGCCGGAGTTGAGAATTTCTCTGAATGATCTTCCGGGGAATGATTTCAATGATCTATTTAGGTCTTTGCCAGAATTCTATCGCAAAGTAAAGGAAGAGAAAGGTTCAGAAAATTGCTATGTTGCTGGGGTGCCTGGTTCATTTTATGGAAGGCTTTTTCCACTAAAAAGCATGCACTTTTTTCACTCTTCCTCTAGTCTCCATTGGCTCTCTCAG GTTCCACTTGGTTTGGGTACTGAAGCAAGGACAGCCCTAAACAAAGGGAAAttatacatatcaaatacaaGTCCAAGTGAAGTAATCACTAAATACATGTCACAGTTTCAAAATGACTTCTCCTTATTTCTTCAATCACGTTCGCCGGAGATGGTTCCCGGCGGGCGGATGTTGTTGTCGTTAATGGGGAGGAGCTCTATTgatcccacggcggaagacggtTGCTACTACCAATGGGAGCTCCTTGCCCATGCACTCTCTATTTTGGTCTCTAAG GGGTTAGTAGAAGAGGAGAAAGTAGACTCCTTTAATGCACCATACTATGCACCATGCCCTGAGGAAGTGACAATCGCAGTAGAAAAAGAAGGTTCATTTGTGATTAATCGTCTCGAGGCTTTTGAGGTTGAGTGGGACGCCAGTATTTCTTTAAATTCTACACTATGCGATAGCGATGACAAAAATGGCCAATTGTGTATGAAATCAGCATCAAGTGGCCAGCAAGTTGCTAAAACAATTAGGGCTGTGGTTGAATCAATGGTGGGGTCTCATTTTGGAAATGAAATTATGGATGACTTGTTTAAAGTGTATagtgatcttgtggatgattacATTTACAAGAATAGAGCCGTTTACATCAATTTAGTTGTTTCTCTTACACGCAAAGGATAA